The following proteins are co-located in the Deinococcus metallilatus genome:
- a CDS encoding N-acetyltransferase: MTLLSLDSIAVPDLHPQAPLSTRKARLSDIDAVHELIGYWAARGLMLVRSKALLAETIRDFHLVIAQAHEGKPGGLAGVCGLHMLAPDLAEVRGLAIHPNMQGRGLGKQLVEACEREAREIDLPALFAWTYQQGFFEKCGFVRIDKTNLHPKVWSECQRCAFFENCNEIAMFKVLG, translated from the coding sequence ATGACCCTCCTGTCGCTGGACTCCATCGCCGTCCCCGACCTGCACCCGCAGGCCCCGCTGTCCACCCGCAAGGCCCGACTCAGCGACATTGACGCCGTCCATGAGCTGATCGGCTACTGGGCGGCGCGGGGGCTGATGCTGGTGCGCTCCAAGGCGCTGCTGGCCGAAACCATCCGGGACTTCCACCTCGTGATCGCGCAGGCGCACGAGGGGAAACCGGGGGGGTTGGCGGGTGTTTGCGGGCTGCATATGCTCGCCCCCGACCTGGCGGAGGTGCGGGGCCTCGCCATTCATCCCAACATGCAGGGGCGCGGGCTGGGCAAACAGCTTGTCGAGGCCTGCGAACGCGAGGCGCGGGAGATCGACCTCCCCGCCCTCTTCGCCTGGACCTACCAGCAGGGCTTCTTCGAGAAGTGCGGCTTCGTGCGGATCGACAAGACGAACCTCCACCCGAAGGTCTGGAGCGAGTGCCAGCGTTGCGCCTTCTTTGAGAACTGCAACGAGATCGCGATGTTCAAGGTGCTGGGGTGA
- a CDS encoding GNAT family N-acetyltransferase — protein MTDSNVQIRLAGPQDKDTVTRVFHDAGLDTEEALAPGTTYWVLERGGHPVGAIGLEHGEGASLLRGAAILPEARGHGLGRRLVMSAVEYAQGRGDRAIYMFSNGGDWANFGFQQVPLAVVMGELPDAPQIQAYRARSERPGGTTWMRPLDQKVSQA, from the coding sequence ATGACCGATTCGAACGTTCAGATTCGCCTCGCTGGTCCCCAGGACAAGGACACCGTCACCCGCGTCTTCCACGACGCCGGGCTGGACACCGAGGAGGCGCTGGCCCCCGGCACGACCTACTGGGTGCTGGAACGGGGCGGGCATCCGGTGGGCGCGATTGGCCTGGAACATGGCGAGGGGGCCTCCCTGCTGCGCGGGGCGGCGATCCTGCCCGAAGCGCGGGGGCATGGCCTGGGCCGCCGCCTGGTGATGAGCGCGGTGGAATATGCCCAGGGACGCGGCGACCGGGCGATCTACATGTTCAGCAATGGCGGCGACTGGGCCAATTTCGGCTTTCAGCAGGTGCCCCTGGCCGTGGTGATGGGCGAACTGCCCGACGCCCCGCAGATTCAGGCGTACCGTGCCCGCAGCGAGCGCCCCGGTGGAACGACCTGGATGCGGCCCCTGGACCAGAAGGTCAGCCAGGCGTAG
- a CDS encoding GNAT family N-acetyltransferase yields the protein MTLTPVPLNTMHVKLRQAAPADFPLILDLLTRCGLHTSSVTPQGCTYWIAELDGVPGGCIGLEHGEGASLIRSTAVVPEARGQGLGRALVQSALTQATLRGDRTVYLFSQEAGDYWGRFGFVPASAEAIAAALPEAPQVRSGVLKGWIAEEQAWKRNLTVPGEGVGGG from the coding sequence ATGACCCTCACGCCCGTGCCCCTCAACACCATGCATGTCAAACTGCGCCAGGCCGCGCCCGCCGATTTTCCCCTCATCCTCGACCTGCTGACGCGCTGCGGGCTGCATACCTCCAGCGTGACGCCGCAGGGCTGCACCTACTGGATTGCCGAACTCGACGGCGTGCCCGGCGGCTGCATCGGCCTGGAGCATGGCGAGGGAGCCTCGCTGATCCGCTCGACAGCGGTGGTGCCCGAAGCGCGGGGGCAGGGCCTGGGCCGCGCCCTGGTGCAGAGCGCGCTGACGCAGGCCACACTGCGCGGTGACCGGACCGTGTACCTGTTCAGCCAGGAGGCGGGGGATTACTGGGGACGCTTCGGCTTCGTGCCCGCCAGCGCCGAGGCCATCGCCGCCGCGCTGCCCGAAGCTCCGCAGGTCCGCAGCGGCGTGTTGAAGGGCTGGATCGCGGAGGAGCAGGCCTGGAAGCGGAACCTCACTGTTCCGGGAGAGGGCGTGGGCGGTGGCTGA
- a CDS encoding HIT family protein yields the protein MKVTVDLDGALLPKREEWARWLAHSDENPLVPDTAGRLSGEGWTIQNDLGVYSQRQPRYAEGPLYSGISITERPCQTVFDLTPEEAAATHALLAEVRAVQPDGYTVDGNVYPAGGQPRPDKYSPHVHLHVIPRWNTDVSAGAGLRHFLKEAAREAERRCRTATSAPPDPA from the coding sequence GTGAAGGTGACGGTGGACCTGGACGGGGCGCTCTTGCCGAAGCGGGAGGAATGGGCGCGCTGGCTGGCGCATTCGGACGAGAATCCACTCGTGCCGGATACGGCGGGCCGCCTCAGTGGGGAGGGCTGGACGATTCAGAACGACCTCGGCGTCTACAGCCAGCGGCAACCGCGGTACGCGGAGGGTCCGCTCTACTCCGGCATCAGCATCACCGAACGCCCCTGCCAGACCGTCTTCGACCTCACGCCCGAGGAGGCCGCCGCCACCCACGCCCTGCTCGCGGAGGTGAGGGCGGTGCAGCCGGACGGGTACACGGTGGACGGGAATGTCTACCCGGCGGGCGGGCAGCCCAGGCCTGACAAATACAGCCCGCACGTTCACCTGCACGTCATCCCGCGCTGGAACACGGACGTTTCGGCGGGAGCAGGACTGCGGCACTTCCTGAAGGAGGCCGCGCGGGAGGCGGAGCGACGATGCAGGACCGCAACGTCCGCCCCACCTGATCCCGCCTGA
- the argH gene encoding argininosuccinate lyase, protein MTQSTSDKKLWGGRFAEATDGLVELFNASVGFDQRLAEQDIRGSLAHVAMLGQVGILTPDEVGQIQEGLRAILADIRAGEFEWRLDREDVHMNVEAALRDRIGPVAGKLHTARSRNDQVAVDFRLFTKEAALDLAEKTRALRAVMVGEAGKHLTSDGGEPIILPGYTHLQVAQPILLSHWFMAYAAMLERDEGRFRDAAERMDESPLGSSALAGTPWPLDRHATAAALGFARPTANSLDGVGSRDFALEFLSACAILAAHLSRLSEELILYSTFEFGFLTLPDSHTTGSSIMPQKKNPDVSELARGKAGRVFGNLMGLLTVVKGTPLAYNKDLQEDKEGVFDSYDTLSVVLRLYADMLPKTVWHAGATKAAAARGFSTATDLADFLARSGVPFREAHEVVGGLVGLASRTGRQLWDLTDEELRSAHPLLNAGVARSLTVEESVKARQSYGGTAPERVREQVEAAKAALS, encoded by the coding sequence ATGACCCAATCCACATCGGACAAGAAACTCTGGGGCGGCCGCTTCGCTGAGGCCACCGACGGCCTGGTCGAACTGTTCAACGCCTCGGTCGGCTTCGACCAGCGTCTGGCGGAGCAGGACATTCGCGGCTCACTCGCGCACGTGGCGATGCTGGGGCAGGTGGGCATCCTGACCCCGGACGAGGTGGGGCAGATTCAGGAGGGCCTCCGCGCCATCCTGGCCGACATCCGCGCGGGCGAGTTCGAGTGGCGGCTGGACCGCGAGGACGTTCACATGAACGTCGAGGCCGCCCTGCGCGACCGCATCGGGCCGGTGGCGGGCAAGCTGCATACGGCCCGCTCGCGGAATGACCAGGTGGCGGTGGACTTCCGCCTGTTCACCAAGGAGGCCGCGCTGGACCTCGCGGAGAAGACGCGGGCACTGCGGGCCGTCATGGTAGGCGAGGCCGGGAAGCATCTGACCAGCGACGGCGGCGAACCCATCATCCTGCCCGGCTACACGCACCTTCAGGTCGCGCAGCCCATCCTGCTCTCGCACTGGTTTATGGCCTACGCCGCGATGCTGGAGCGCGACGAGGGCCGCTTCCGCGACGCCGCCGAACGGATGGACGAGTCGCCGCTGGGGAGTTCGGCGCTGGCGGGCACGCCCTGGCCGTTGGACCGTCACGCCACCGCCGCCGCCCTCGGCTTCGCGCGGCCCACCGCCAACAGCCTCGACGGGGTGGGGAGCCGGGACTTCGCGCTGGAGTTCCTCTCGGCCTGCGCGATCCTGGCCGCGCACCTCTCGCGCCTCTCGGAAGAACTGATTCTCTACTCGACCTTCGAGTTCGGCTTCCTCACGCTGCCCGATTCTCATACGACCGGCAGCTCGATCATGCCGCAGAAGAAAAACCCTGACGTGTCCGAACTCGCGCGTGGCAAGGCTGGGCGCGTCTTTGGCAACCTGATGGGCCTCCTGACGGTCGTGAAGGGCACGCCGCTGGCCTACAACAAGGACCTTCAGGAGGACAAGGAGGGCGTGTTCGACTCCTACGACACTCTCTCCGTCGTGCTGCGGTTGTATGCCGACATGCTGCCGAAGACGGTGTGGCACGCGGGGGCAACGAAAGCGGCGGCGGCGCGCGGCTTTTCTACCGCCACCGACCTGGCCGACTTCCTCGCCCGCTCGGGCGTCCCCTTCCGCGAGGCGCACGAGGTCGTCGGTGGACTGGTGGGCCTCGCCAGCCGGACGGGGCGGCAACTCTGGGACCTGACCGATGAGGAACTGAGGTCGGCCCATCCCCTGCTGAATGCCGGGGTCGCCCGCTCCCTCACCGTCGAGGAGAGTGTGAAAGCCCGCCAGAGTTACGGCGGCACCGCCCCGGAGCGCGTGCGCGAACAGGTTGAAGCGGCCAAGGCGGCGCTCTCGTGA
- a CDS encoding GNAT family N-acetyltransferase: MIRPATPADALAFHAVMMAAGMDPRSSWSRTRVEDVVWSLGQGGGFLAWRDGEAVGCVGWRPDGPDTLTLNKLATRPEVRGQGIGAALVRAVEEVAARDGYARLLLAVSQYNLDVLPFYERLGYRVDPAAVYAHAHPGSPPPTVLIKESGRTP; encoded by the coding sequence GTGATCCGTCCCGCCACCCCCGCCGATGCTCTCGCCTTCCACGCCGTGATGATGGCGGCGGGCATGGACCCGCGCAGCAGTTGGAGCCGCACGCGCGTGGAGGACGTGGTCTGGAGTCTGGGGCAGGGGGGCGGCTTTCTCGCCTGGCGGGACGGGGAGGCCGTGGGCTGCGTGGGCTGGCGGCCCGACGGTCCGGACACACTGACCCTCAACAAGCTCGCCACCCGCCCCGAAGTGCGCGGCCAGGGCATCGGCGCCGCACTGGTGCGGGCGGTGGAGGAGGTGGCCGCCCGTGACGGCTACGCCCGCCTGTTGCTGGCGGTCAGCCAGTACAACCTGGACGTTCTTCCCTTCTACGAGCGCCTGGGTTACCGGGTCGACCCGGCTGCCGTGTACGCCCACGCCCACCCGGGCAGTCCCCCGCCGACGGTGCTGATAAAAGAGAGCGGGAGAACACCATGA
- a CDS encoding GNAT family N-acetyltransferase: MELPAGYTIRPAATADAATVARQRGQMFVDMGDLTLPEAAAQQALWTDWLRGAIPSGGYVGCLVETGGEIVAGVGMMFQPKMPSAKDPALLKAYVMNMYVAPEHRRRGLAEALMRAVLAEAEARGLRSVSLHAAPLGRRIYERLGFVEASNPEMRLTLEPSQ; the protein is encoded by the coding sequence ATGGAGCTTCCCGCCGGGTACACGATTCGCCCTGCTGCGACCGCGGACGCCGCGACCGTTGCCCGGCAACGCGGGCAGATGTTCGTGGACATGGGTGACCTGACGCTGCCGGAGGCGGCAGCGCAACAGGCGCTCTGGACTGACTGGTTGCGCGGCGCGATTCCGTCAGGTGGCTACGTCGGCTGTCTGGTGGAAACGGGTGGCGAGATCGTGGCTGGCGTCGGGATGATGTTCCAGCCGAAGATGCCGAGCGCGAAGGACCCGGCACTCCTTAAGGCGTATGTCATGAACATGTACGTGGCGCCGGAGCATCGTCGCCGGGGGCTGGCAGAGGCGTTGATGCGGGCGGTCCTTGCGGAAGCCGAAGCGCGCGGCCTGCGGAGTGTGAGCCTGCACGCGGCGCCGCTGGGCCGCCGGATTTACGAACGGCTGGGCTTCGTGGAGGCGAGCAACCCGGAAATGCGTCTCACGCTGGAGCCATCACAGTGA